The nucleotide window CGCAGGACGCGGTCCAGGCGGGAGGTGAGGGTGCCGCCGAGGCAGTACGTACCGAGCACCTGGGCGGGCCACACGCGGTCGTGCCGGTCTGCGCCGACCCGGCCGATGAGCAGTTGCGTCTGTACGGCGCCGGGCCGGTCGACGATGATCACCCGGCCGGTGTCGTCGGCGGTCACCGAGGGCACGGGACGCGCCTCGGCCTGCGATCCGGTCCAGGCGCCGAGCGTGTCCGCGAGCAGCGCGTCGAGGTCGACGCCGGTGAGGTCGCCGACGACGACCGCGGTGGCCGTGGCCGGGCGCACGTGCTTCTCGTAGAAGGCGCGTACGGCCGCGGAGTCGATCGCGGTGACCGTCTTCTCGGTGCCCTGGCGCGGACGCGACATGCGGGAGTCCGCCGGGAAGAGCTGACGGGACAGCTCCTTGGCGGCCCGGCGGGCCGGGTTGGCGCTCTCGTGCGGGATCTCGTCGAGCCGGTTGCGCACCAGCCGCTCGATCTCGCCGTCGTCGAACGCGGGCGCCCTGAGGGCGTCGGCGAGCAGGCCGAGCCCCTTGGGCAGCCGGGAGACGGGCACTTCGAGGCTGAGCCGGACGCCGGGGTGGTCGGCGTGGGCGTCGAGCGTGGCGCCGCAGCGCTCCAGCTCGGCGGCGAACTCCTCGGCGGAGTGCTTGTCGGTGCCCTCCGAGAAGGCCCTCGCCATGATCGTGGCGATGCCGTCCAGGCCCTTCGGCTCGGCCTCCAGCGGGGCGGCCAGGAGCACCTCCACGGCGACGACCTGCTGGCCGGGGCGGTGGCAGCGCAGCAGCGTCAGGCCGTTGCCGAGCGCGCCGCGCTCGGGCGCCGGGAAGGCCCAGGGCCGGGCCTCGCCGGCCTGGGGCTGCGGGTGGAACTCCATCGTGGCGAGCTCGGTCACTTGGCCGCCTCCTCGTCGGTGTCGTCAGCGGCGGTGTCGGTGCCCTCGGAGGCGCCGGTCCCCTCGGGGGCGGTCGGCTCGTAGACCAGCACCGCGCGGTTGTCGGGGCGCAGGCGGGCCTCGGCGACCTCCCGCACCTCCTCCGCGGTGATGT belongs to Streptomyces sp. V3I8 and includes:
- a CDS encoding pitrilysin family protein, which produces MTELATMEFHPQPQAGEARPWAFPAPERGALGNGLTLLRCHRPGQQVVAVEVLLAAPLEAEPKGLDGIATIMARAFSEGTDKHSAEEFAAELERCGATLDAHADHPGVRLSLEVPVSRLPKGLGLLADALRAPAFDDGEIERLVRNRLDEIPHESANPARRAAKELSRQLFPADSRMSRPRQGTEKTVTAIDSAAVRAFYEKHVRPATATAVVVGDLTGVDLDALLADTLGAWTGSQAEARPVPSVTADDTGRVIIVDRPGAVQTQLLIGRVGADRHDRVWPAQVLGTYCLGGTLTSRLDRVLREEKGYTYGVRAFGQVLRSAPDGTGISMLAISGSVDTPNTGPALDDLWKVLRTLAAEGLTDAERDVAVQNLVGVAPLKYETAAAVAGTLADQVEQHLPDDFQATLYRQLAATGTVEATAAAVNAFPVDRLVTVLVGDAAQIEEPVRALGIGEVSVVTAE